From the Nodularia sp. NIES-3585 genome, one window contains:
- a CDS encoding SRPBCC family protein: MAQWLEHSVQIEVEAPIELVWGLWSDLEQMPRWMKWIDSVKISPENPDISLWKLSTNGLEFKWKSRMLKVVKQQIIQWESVDGLPNQGAIRFYDRHGSSIVKMTISYAIPGLIGKIMDNLFLGRVVESTIQADLERFKEYALNVKSHS, translated from the coding sequence ATGGCACAGTGGTTAGAGCATAGCGTACAGATTGAAGTAGAAGCTCCCATAGAATTAGTATGGGGACTTTGGTCTGATTTAGAGCAAATGCCCCGTTGGATGAAGTGGATTGATTCGGTAAAGATTTCGCCAGAAAATCCAGATATATCTTTATGGAAACTTAGCACTAATGGTCTGGAATTTAAATGGAAATCCCGGATGCTGAAAGTTGTGAAACAGCAAATTATTCAATGGGAATCGGTTGATGGTTTGCCGAATCAGGGAGCAATTCGCTTTTACGATCGCCACGGTAGTAGCATTGTGAAAATGACCATTTCCTATGCTATTCCTGGGCTGATTGGCAAAATTATGGATAATTTGTTTCTGGGTCGGGTAGTAGAGTCTACTATTCAAGCTGACTTGGAAAGGTTCAAAGAATATGCTTTGAATGTCAAGTCTCATAGCTAA
- a CDS encoding CopG family transcriptional regulator: protein MIMTNKKWAVKRITVNLATQEAEKLEKYCQQTGRPATDVIRELIRGLTVSEDSKEANN from the coding sequence ATGATAATGACTAATAAAAAATGGGCCGTAAAACGTATAACTGTCAACTTAGCAACACAGGAAGCAGAAAAGTTAGAAAAATATTGTCAGCAGACAGGTAGACCAGCAACAGATGTAATTCGCGAACTAATTAGAGGGCTAACTGTATCAGAAGACAGTAAGGAAGCAAACAATTAG
- the zds gene encoding 9,9'-di-cis-zeta-carotene desaturase, which produces MRVAIVGAGLAGLATAVDLADAGCEVQIFESRPFVGGKVSSWVDDDGNHIEMGLHVFFGCYYQLFELMEKVGALSNLRLKEHTHTFINQGGRTGTLDFRFFTGAPFNGLKAFFTTSQLSLQDKLQNAIALGTSPIVRGLVDFNGAMKTIRKLDKVSFAEWFRSHGGSEGSIKRMWNPIAYALGFIDCDNISARCMLTIFQFFAAKTEASIMRMLEGSPNEYLHQPILKYLEARGAQVYTRRQVREIQFTESGEQTHVTGIAVAEGDTTEIITADAYVFACDVPGIQRILPQEWRKWSEFDNIYKLDAVPVATVQLRFDGWVTELQDEEQRKQLNHAAGIDNLLYTADADFSCFADLALTSPSDYYRPGEGSLLQLVLTPGDPFIKQNNEAIAQHVLKQVHELFPSSRELNMTWYSVVKLAKSLYREAPGMDPYRPNQKTPVNNFFLAGSYTQQDYIDSMEGATISGRRAAKVILENVKK; this is translated from the coding sequence ATGCGTGTTGCAATAGTGGGTGCGGGACTGGCTGGGCTAGCAACCGCAGTAGATTTGGCAGATGCTGGTTGTGAAGTCCAAATTTTTGAGTCCCGTCCATTTGTTGGCGGTAAAGTCAGTAGTTGGGTTGATGATGATGGTAACCATATTGAAATGGGGTTGCACGTATTTTTTGGTTGCTACTACCAACTATTTGAATTAATGGAAAAAGTGGGGGCGTTATCAAATTTACGCCTCAAAGAACATACCCACACCTTTATTAATCAAGGAGGACGCACTGGTACATTAGATTTCCGCTTTTTTACGGGTGCGCCTTTCAATGGATTAAAGGCATTTTTTACAACTTCGCAACTGTCATTACAAGATAAACTACAAAATGCGATCGCTTTGGGTACTAGCCCCATAGTCCGAGGGTTGGTAGACTTTAACGGGGCGATGAAAACTATTCGCAAATTAGATAAAGTTAGCTTTGCTGAATGGTTCCGCAGCCACGGCGGTAGTGAAGGTAGCATTAAACGAATGTGGAATCCCATTGCTTATGCTTTGGGATTTATTGATTGTGACAATATTTCTGCCCGTTGTATGTTGACAATCTTCCAGTTTTTTGCTGCAAAAACCGAAGCCTCAATTATGCGGATGCTGGAAGGTTCCCCGAATGAGTATTTGCACCAGCCTATCCTCAAATATTTAGAAGCTAGAGGCGCTCAAGTTTATACGCGTCGCCAAGTCCGGGAAATTCAATTTACCGAATCAGGCGAACAAACTCACGTCACTGGTATAGCAGTTGCTGAAGGTGACACAACAGAAATTATTACGGCTGATGCTTACGTTTTTGCTTGTGATGTCCCAGGCATTCAGCGTATATTACCCCAAGAATGGCGTAAGTGGTCAGAATTCGACAATATTTATAAGTTGGATGCTGTACCAGTCGCCACAGTACAGCTAAGATTTGATGGCTGGGTGACAGAACTGCAAGATGAAGAACAACGCAAACAGCTAAATCATGCTGCGGGGATAGATAATTTACTTTATACCGCCGATGCTGATTTTTCTTGTTTTGCTGATTTGGCTTTGACTAGCCCCAGTGATTATTATCGCCCAGGAGAAGGGTCTTTATTACAGTTGGTACTTACACCGGGAGATCCTTTTATTAAACAAAATAATGAAGCGATCGCGCAACACGTCCTCAAGCAAGTTCATGAACTGTTCCCCTCATCACGAGAACTGAATATGACTTGGTATAGTGTTGTGAAACTGGCGAAATCTCTCTACAGGGAAGCACCAGGGATGGACCCTTACCGCCCTAACCAAAAAACGCCGGTGAATAATTTCTTTTTAGCAGGTAGTTACACTCAGCAAGATTACATCGACAGCATGGAAGGAGCAACCATTTCTGGACGACGTGCGGCAAAAGTGATTTTAGAAAATGTGAAGAAATAA
- a CDS encoding peroxiredoxin, with translation MPLAVGTDAPAFTVKDTNGNTVSLSSFAGKTVVLYFYPKDDTPGCTKQACSFRDAQSQYLGKDVVVLGVSADDEAAHQAFTQKYNLNFPLLADTNKTLINAYDVDGGGYAKRVTYVIDPNGKIIHVDASVNTTTHASDILAALGL, from the coding sequence ATGCCTCTAGCAGTTGGTACAGATGCACCTGCATTTACCGTCAAAGATACTAACGGCAATACCGTTTCATTATCTAGTTTCGCTGGAAAAACAGTTGTTTTGTATTTTTATCCCAAAGATGACACTCCAGGCTGCACCAAACAAGCTTGTAGCTTTCGGGATGCCCAATCTCAATATTTAGGTAAAGATGTAGTAGTGCTGGGAGTCAGCGCAGATGATGAAGCAGCTCATCAGGCGTTCACCCAAAAATATAATCTGAATTTTCCTCTGTTGGCTGACACCAACAAAACTTTAATCAATGCTTACGATGTTGATGGCGGTGGTTATGCCAAGCGTGTCACTTACGTAATTGACCCTAACGGCAAAATCATTCATGTTGATGCTAGTGTAAATACCACTACTCATGCCAGTGATATTTTAGCTGCACTTGGTCTGTAG
- the cydB gene encoding cytochrome d ubiquinol oxidase subunit II — METLEYFLPQVWFVILALFLFLYVMLDGFDLGVGILSLTSSDEERRGILMTSLSNIWDANETWLVLMGGGLFGAFPLAYGTILTALYIPILTMVFGFIFRGVAFEFRELSNRKFFWNFAFGAGSFTAALGQGFALGAVLKGINVDKAGHFIGTTWDWLSIPSVLVALTLIQAYVLIGSTYLVWKTTGELQTTHFKTAKIAAWTTLIGAIFITVTTPIIYEGARSRLFQQPLVYIFAVIPILGVLLIWQLLKSLNRGEERAPFVWTILLFVLTFLGLGLIVFPYIIPSQITIYEAAADPSSLVIMIIFIGFLIPVMLFYNLYQYIVFRGKVTGEQYGE, encoded by the coding sequence ATGGAGACACTTGAATATTTTCTCCCCCAAGTATGGTTTGTAATTTTGGCTCTCTTCCTCTTCCTCTACGTAATGCTAGACGGATTTGATTTAGGAGTGGGGATATTATCTCTCACCTCCTCCGATGAGGAACGCCGGGGGATTTTAATGACCAGTTTGAGTAATATTTGGGATGCGAATGAAACTTGGCTTGTTCTCATGGGAGGCGGGCTTTTCGGTGCATTTCCTTTAGCTTATGGCACAATTTTAACTGCTTTATATATCCCAATTCTCACAATGGTGTTTGGATTTATTTTTCGGGGTGTGGCGTTTGAATTTCGGGAGTTATCCAACCGCAAATTTTTCTGGAATTTTGCCTTTGGGGCCGGAAGTTTTACCGCCGCACTTGGTCAAGGTTTCGCTTTGGGTGCAGTGCTGAAAGGAATTAACGTTGATAAAGCAGGACACTTTATTGGTACAACCTGGGACTGGCTGAGTATTCCCTCTGTATTAGTGGCTTTAACTTTGATTCAAGCATACGTGTTGATTGGCTCAACTTATCTTGTCTGGAAAACTACAGGCGAATTGCAAACTACTCACTTTAAAACTGCCAAAATTGCGGCTTGGACAACTTTAATAGGTGCTATTTTCATCACCGTTACCACACCAATTATTTATGAGGGTGCTAGATCCCGCTTATTTCAACAACCCCTAGTTTATATCTTTGCTGTCATTCCTATATTAGGAGTTTTGCTAATTTGGCAACTCCTCAAAAGTCTCAACCGTGGAGAAGAAAGAGCGCCGTTTGTGTGGACGATTCTTTTATTTGTGTTGACTTTTCTAGGTTTAGGATTAATTGTTTTTCCTTATATTATTCCTAGTCAAATCACCATTTATGAGGCTGCTGCTGATCCGAGTTCGCTGGTAATCATGATTATTTTTATCGGCTTTCTGATTCCGGTGATGTTGTTTTACAACCTTTATCAGTACATTGTGTTTAGAGGTAAGGTGACTGGTGAACAATATGGGGAATAA
- a CDS encoding ABC transporter permease has product MSVTPKSEMNWQQLASPQADVNAAPNFLGDLVQETLALTRRLFIQLQRRPSTLVAGIIQPVMWLVLFGALFQNAPKGLFGTTGNYGQFLAAGVIVFTAFAGALNAGLPVMFDREFGFLNRLLVAPLASRFSIVFASAIFIISQSLLQAAVIVAAAAFLGAGLPDVAGLGAIALIVFLLALGVTAISLGLAFSLPGHIELIAVIFVTNLPLLFASTALAPLSFMPQWLQVVATLNPLSFAIEPIRYLYLHSNWGLDSVVMTAPWGNVTFGGALLVLFGFAFVALVSIQPRLRRTLA; this is encoded by the coding sequence ATGAGTGTTACTCCTAAATCTGAAATGAATTGGCAGCAATTAGCATCACCACAAGCTGATGTGAATGCAGCCCCCAATTTTTTGGGTGACTTAGTACAAGAGACGCTGGCTTTAACTCGTCGCTTGTTTATTCAATTACAACGCCGTCCTTCAACCTTAGTTGCGGGAATTATTCAGCCGGTGATGTGGTTAGTGCTATTTGGCGCTTTATTCCAAAATGCCCCTAAAGGTTTGTTTGGAACTACTGGAAATTACGGTCAATTCTTAGCTGCGGGCGTAATTGTTTTTACAGCTTTTGCCGGAGCGCTGAATGCTGGTTTACCTGTGATGTTTGACCGGGAATTCGGCTTTTTAAATCGTTTGCTGGTAGCACCTTTAGCATCGCGGTTTTCCATCGTCTTCGCTTCCGCCATCTTTATTATTAGCCAAAGTTTGTTGCAAGCAGCAGTGATTGTGGCAGCAGCAGCCTTTTTAGGTGCAGGGCTACCGGATGTAGCAGGTTTAGGTGCGATCGCCTTAATTGTCTTCCTACTAGCATTAGGTGTAACTGCCATTTCCCTCGGTTTGGCTTTTAGCTTACCTGGACATATTGAACTAATTGCCGTAATCTTTGTAACTAACTTGCCACTATTGTTTGCAAGTACCGCCTTGGCTCCTTTATCCTTCATGCCTCAGTGGTTGCAAGTTGTAGCTACCCTCAATCCTCTCAGCTTTGCCATTGAACCAATTCGCTATCTTTATCTTCATAGCAATTGGGGACTAGATAGTGTAGTGATGACAGCGCCTTGGGGTAATGTTACCTTTGGTGGAGCGCTGCTGGTGTTGTTTGGCTTTGCCTTTGTAGCTTTAGTGAGCATTCAACCCAGACTGCGACGGACTCTGGCGTAA
- a CDS encoding cytochrome ubiquinol oxidase subunit I, translated as MEFLSDSVVLSRMQFAFTALFHMVWPVLTTGMGIYLVIVEGVWLKTRNPDYYLHARFWAKFYVLNFGIGVATGIPMEFQFGTNWGPFSEAVGNFFGSVIGFEASWAFMLEAAFLGIMLFGWERVNPAIHYLSTILVAVGANLSTLWILTANSWMQTPAGGEMIDGKFVVRDYFQAILNPFMVNSVLHMFFATLETSLFVIGGISAWYILKQRHPAFFTRSLKIALAAAIAVAPLQIYIGHLSGEQVYHYQPTKLAAMEAQWESSPAGQPADWSLLAIPNEKAQKNDWEITVPNALGYILEFKQNLSEPLRGLKEWKPEDRPHMVGLIYYAFRTMIAIGFFLAGLMLLSTLQWLRGKLSAENITHQRWLMRAWILAAPLGYIAIESGWIVRCVGRQPWTLYGQIRTVDAASNIPASNVLVSLTSFVTVYSLLFIAAIYFGSRIIRQGPNLDLPIPGVEITKPAVETSPGEFIPDERPVEAQQ; from the coding sequence GTGGAATTTTTGTCCGATTCAGTTGTGTTATCACGGATGCAGTTTGCATTCACTGCATTATTTCACATGGTGTGGCCTGTCCTCACAACCGGGATGGGGATTTATCTAGTGATAGTTGAAGGAGTATGGCTCAAAACTCGTAACCCTGACTACTACCTTCATGCTCGTTTTTGGGCAAAGTTTTACGTTCTCAACTTTGGGATTGGTGTAGCAACCGGTATCCCAATGGAATTTCAATTTGGTACGAATTGGGGACCATTCTCGGAAGCTGTAGGTAACTTTTTTGGTAGCGTTATCGGTTTTGAAGCTTCTTGGGCATTTATGCTGGAAGCGGCCTTTTTAGGTATTATGTTATTCGGCTGGGAACGTGTTAATCCCGCCATTCATTATCTCTCTACAATCTTGGTAGCTGTTGGCGCAAACTTATCAACTCTCTGGATTTTGACAGCAAATTCCTGGATGCAAACCCCTGCGGGTGGGGAAATGATTGATGGTAAATTTGTTGTCCGTGATTACTTTCAGGCAATTTTAAATCCCTTCATGGTTAATAGTGTGCTGCATATGTTTTTTGCCACACTGGAAACTTCTTTATTTGTGATTGGTGGAATTAGTGCTTGGTATATTTTAAAGCAACGCCACCCAGCTTTTTTTACTCGGTCTTTAAAGATTGCTTTAGCAGCTGCGATCGCAGTCGCACCATTACAAATATACATCGGTCACTTAAGCGGCGAACAAGTTTATCACTATCAACCCACCAAACTTGCAGCAATGGAAGCCCAATGGGAATCTTCACCGGCTGGACAACCTGCTGATTGGAGTTTGCTAGCTATACCCAACGAAAAAGCCCAAAAAAACGACTGGGAAATCACTGTTCCCAATGCGTTGGGGTACATTCTGGAATTTAAGCAAAATCTCTCAGAACCGTTACGCGGTTTAAAAGAGTGGAAACCAGAAGATCGTCCCCACATGGTGGGTTTAATTTATTACGCCTTCCGCACCATGATCGCCATTGGCTTTTTCTTAGCCGGCTTAATGCTGTTAAGTACCTTGCAATGGTTGCGTGGTAAACTCTCAGCCGAAAATATTACTCACCAACGCTGGCTGATGCGAGCTTGGATATTAGCCGCACCACTAGGATATATAGCCATAGAATCAGGCTGGATTGTACGCTGTGTAGGTAGACAACCCTGGACACTTTACGGACAAATCCGCACAGTTGATGCTGCTTCTAATATACCTGCTAGCAATGTTTTAGTTTCACTAACTAGCTTTGTCACAGTCTACAGTTTGTTATTTATTGCAGCTATATACTTCGGTAGTCGGATTATTCGTCAAGGGCCAAATCTTGACTTACCAATCCCAGGAGTAGAAATTACTAAACCCGCAGTGGAAACTTCTCCTGGAGAGTTCATACCCGATGAACGTCCTGTAGAAGCCCAACAATAA
- a CDS encoding type II toxin-antitoxin system HicB family antitoxin — protein sequence MNNLKYQMVIQWSESDNCFLVGFPDFPGQEWRTHGDTYQLAVANGVEALESLIIAYEATGDTLPQPTVCNAA from the coding sequence ATGAATAATCTCAAATACCAAATGGTGATTCAATGGTCAGAATCAGATAATTGTTTCTTGGTAGGATTCCCAGATTTTCCCGGACAAGAATGGCGAACTCATGGGGATACTTACCAATTAGCAGTAGCCAACGGTGTTGAAGCCTTAGAATCTCTGATTATTGCTTATGAAGCTACGGGCGATACACTACCACAACCAACAGTGTGTAACGCCGCATAG
- a CDS encoding Npun_F0494 family protein, with protein MTNINSQKPKTFVYTRSTEKRAQRSLVCSPFNIVLFEAMRQQSVPLGAIAMENGVKHGYTKRPLSELACDNDLGWLIQVGVLRREVDGQGITDGFRLTPLGHQLVEQFQGKDWPNPSWSDRLYNALIYWFRLPF; from the coding sequence ATGACAAATATTAATTCTCAAAAACCGAAAACCTTTGTCTATACTCGTAGCACAGAAAAAAGGGCGCAGCGATCGCTTGTCTGTTCTCCCTTCAATATTGTTTTATTTGAAGCCATGCGTCAGCAGAGTGTGCCATTAGGTGCGATCGCCATGGAAAATGGTGTCAAGCATGGTTATACCAAACGCCCTTTGTCAGAATTGGCGTGCGATAATGATTTGGGCTGGCTGATCCAAGTCGGTGTTTTGCGGCGAGAAGTTGATGGTCAAGGAATTACCGATGGTTTTCGCCTCACGCCTCTAGGACATCAGTTGGTGGAACAATTCCAGGGCAAAGATTGGCCGAATCCTTCGTGGAGCGATCGCCTGTATAATGCCCTAATTTACTGGTTTAGACTACCTTTTTAA
- a CDS encoding type II toxin-antitoxin system HicA family toxin, translated as MAKKIRELKQMLRQGGFTEIPGKGSHTNWVHPLYTGKITVSGKDGADAKRYQEKEVKQAIEKVEGKKQDE; from the coding sequence ATGGCCAAGAAAATTCGAGAACTTAAGCAAATGCTTCGCCAAGGTGGTTTTACAGAAATCCCAGGCAAAGGAAGTCATACTAACTGGGTACATCCCTTATATACTGGAAAAATAACAGTTTCAGGCAAAGACGGAGCCGATGCTAAACGCTACCAAGAGAAGGAAGTAAAACAAGCAATTGAGAAAGTCGAAGGGAAAAAACAAGATGAATAA
- the cobQ gene encoding cobyric acid synthase CobQ, translating to MKAIMVVGTTSHAGKSLISTAICRILSRRGWRVAPFKGQNMALNAYVTANGGEIGYAQAVQAWAAGVIPSVEMNPILLKPQGDMTSQVIIKGRAVGRVKASDYYEQYFDIGWQAIEESLKHLSTEFDLLVCEGAGSPAEINLKHRDLTNMRIAKYLNAPTILVVDIDRGGAFAHVVGTLELLEPEERQLIKGIVINKFRGQLSLLEPGIKWLEERIGIPVVGVIPYFQEVFPAEDSLDLLDSKSSKSNSELNITVIRLPRIANFTDFDPLESEPTVTVKYVSPKQDLGHPDAVIIPGSKTTINDLLMMQKTGMAEAIQNYAASGGTVLGICGGYQMLGQIIADPEGVEGQAGRFQGLNLLPIRTVITGQKIARQRQVSSNFPQMGLPVNGFEIHQGRSRVEQQTDSQAYQPLFDDANLGLVDSCQSVWGTYLHGLFDNGPWRRAWLNRLRQQRGLKSLPTGVANYREQREQILDYLATEIENHLNLTPFLP from the coding sequence ATGAAAGCAATTATGGTAGTGGGAACAACATCCCACGCAGGGAAATCACTGATCAGCACAGCTATTTGTCGCATTTTATCGCGGCGTGGTTGGCGAGTAGCTCCCTTTAAAGGTCAAAACATGGCTTTAAATGCTTATGTCACGGCTAATGGCGGAGAAATTGGTTATGCTCAAGCAGTGCAAGCTTGGGCGGCTGGTGTGATTCCTTCGGTAGAAATGAACCCAATTTTACTGAAGCCCCAAGGAGATATGACATCCCAAGTCATTATCAAAGGTCGAGCAGTAGGCAGAGTTAAAGCTTCAGATTATTACGAACAATACTTTGATATTGGTTGGCAGGCAATAGAAGAATCTCTGAAACATTTATCCACAGAATTTGATTTGCTAGTCTGTGAAGGTGCAGGTAGTCCGGCTGAGATTAACCTCAAGCACCGCGACTTGACCAATATGCGGATAGCAAAATATCTGAATGCACCAACTATATTAGTAGTTGATATTGACCGTGGTGGCGCTTTCGCCCATGTCGTCGGCACTCTAGAGTTACTAGAACCAGAAGAACGGCAATTAATTAAAGGTATAGTAATCAACAAATTTCGGGGACAGCTATCCCTCTTGGAACCGGGGATAAAATGGTTGGAAGAACGTATTGGTATCCCTGTGGTTGGTGTCATCCCTTATTTTCAAGAAGTATTTCCCGCAGAAGATTCCCTCGACTTGCTAGACAGTAAGTCATCCAAAAGCAATAGTGAGCTTAATATCACCGTCATTCGCTTACCGAGAATTGCCAACTTTACTGATTTTGACCCCTTGGAATCTGAACCAACTGTCACAGTAAAATATGTTAGTCCGAAACAAGATTTAGGACATCCTGATGCTGTGATTATTCCAGGGTCAAAGACCACAATCAATGACTTGCTAATGATGCAAAAAACTGGTATGGCAGAAGCGATTCAAAATTATGCAGCTTCTGGTGGTACAGTCTTGGGTATTTGCGGTGGTTACCAAATGTTGGGACAAATTATCGCTGATCCAGAAGGAGTAGAAGGACAAGCAGGAAGATTCCAAGGATTAAATCTCTTACCCATTAGAACTGTAATTACAGGCCAAAAAATTGCCCGTCAGCGCCAAGTTAGCTCAAATTTTCCCCAGATGGGCTTACCAGTGAATGGGTTTGAAATTCACCAAGGGCGATCGCGTGTAGAACAACAAACAGATAGCCAAGCCTACCAACCTTTATTTGATGATGCTAATTTAGGGTTAGTCGATAGCTGTCAATCTGTTTGGGGTACATACCTCCACGGACTTTTTGATAATGGTCCTTGGCGGCGTGCTTGGTTAAATCGCTTGCGTCAACAACGAGGCTTGAAATCTTTGCCCACTGGTGTTGCTAACTATCGGGAACAGCGAGAACAGATTTTAGACTACCTCGCCACAGAAATTGAAAATCATTTAAACTTAACGCCCTTTTTACCTTAG
- a CDS encoding ABC transporter ATP-binding protein has product MAPAVLIENLQKSYGAVVAVKDVSFQVEPGEIFGLLGPNGAGKTTTLRALCTLTTPDAGKIAVSGISVIDNPRIARQKLGYVAQEVALDKVLTGKELLQLQAALYHIPRKVAKQRIDMVLDLLGLQEYADKKTGTYSGGLRKRLDLAAGLLHAPDVLVLDEPTVGLDIESRFVVWDFLRQLRASGTTVLITSHYLEEIDALADRVAIIDRGVVIAAGTPSQLKDKVGGDRITLRIREFSPIEEAEKAKHLLQDLAFVQEVIINTAQGNSLNLVVTPQSDALITIQQSLNTVGLPTFGIAQSRPSLDDVYLAATGRTLMDAELAAVSTRDPKAEKKQNMR; this is encoded by the coding sequence ATGGCTCCCGCCGTTTTAATTGAAAATCTGCAAAAGAGCTACGGCGCAGTAGTTGCTGTCAAAGATGTATCCTTTCAGGTGGAACCAGGAGAAATCTTTGGTTTACTTGGCCCTAACGGGGCGGGAAAAACAACGACTCTGCGCGCCTTATGTACTCTGACTACGCCGGATGCTGGCAAAATCGCAGTATCTGGTATTTCCGTGATCGATAATCCCAGAATCGCCCGACAAAAGCTGGGCTATGTGGCGCAAGAAGTCGCATTAGATAAGGTACTAACTGGCAAAGAACTGCTGCAATTGCAAGCGGCGCTTTATCATATCCCCCGCAAAGTAGCCAAACAGCGTATTGATATGGTATTGGATTTGCTCGGTTTACAGGAATACGCTGATAAAAAAACTGGAACCTACTCAGGCGGTTTACGCAAGCGTCTAGACTTGGCGGCTGGTTTACTCCACGCACCAGATGTTTTGGTGTTGGATGAACCAACAGTGGGTCTTGACATAGAGAGCCGTTTTGTGGTATGGGACTTTCTGCGACAGCTACGCGCCTCTGGCACAACAGTACTGATTACTAGCCATTATTTAGAAGAAATTGATGCCTTAGCTGACCGCGTGGCAATTATTGATCGTGGCGTGGTGATTGCGGCTGGCACACCTTCACAATTAAAAGATAAAGTTGGGGGCGATCGCATCACTTTGCGAATCCGCGAATTTTCCCCCATTGAGGAAGCCGAGAAAGCCAAACACCTCTTGCAAGATTTAGCCTTTGTGCAAGAAGTAATTATTAACACCGCTCAAGGTAATTCCCTCAACTTAGTAGTGACACCCCAAAGTGATGCCCTAATCACCATACAGCAATCCCTAAACACCGTCGGCTTGCCCACCTTTGGCATTGCCCAATCTCGCCCCAGCCTCGATGACGTTTACCTCGCCGCCACCGGACGCACCTTAATGGATGCAGAACTCGCAGCAGTTTCCACCCGCGATCCCAAAGCAGAGAAAAAGCAAAATATGAGATAG
- a CDS encoding 2Fe-2S iron-sulfur cluster-binding protein produces the protein MTIRVRFLPDDVTVDAEVGEPLLDVAERAEVFIPTGCLMGSCHACTVELENGDVIRACLSSVSPGREEMTINLYSDPTW, from the coding sequence ATGACTATTCGTGTCCGCTTTTTACCAGATGATGTTACTGTTGATGCCGAAGTGGGAGAACCTCTGTTAGATGTAGCTGAAAGGGCTGAGGTGTTTATTCCCACCGGTTGTCTCATGGGATCATGTCACGCTTGCACAGTAGAACTGGAAAATGGAGATGTCATTCGCGCTTGTCTTTCATCAGTATCACCAGGGCGCGAAGAAATGACAATTAATTTGTATAGTGACCCAACTTGGTAA